From a single Pieris rapae chromosome 17, ilPieRapa1.1, whole genome shotgun sequence genomic region:
- the LOC111002175 gene encoding tolloid-like protein 2 isoform X4, with protein sequence MHEYMDIYSEMSSLETGELVNSAFGGRYCGPIPPRRRVSLHRAVALAFFTDHTYTPSTLFYGIYRFINSTEFEVGTPIPNTLCSYVIDVGKRKTGLLVSPTYPGIYPKDITCNYQFVGQPGQRIRLEFRDFDLFFGGPHCPFDWVRVYDGPDNTSAIIGTYCGQQRNLVLYSSDERLLVTFFTLPRAANTQNRGFKGIFEFSESFVKLDFISKHDAEHIRGSECDQKILSKKESSGFVYHPNYPFPYIQKVVCRYFIYGMQDSQNLERVRLEFQNFSIPKDNSKPDTCSDGYLKVYLRGQEATDSYDKHDAELCGDGDVIPSFPPPLLSDGPRLVLVFSSGELQGRGFKAKYTFETEYRVPGTAAPGGECAFTYRSEAKKRGEFNSPRYPSNYPSHTNCTYTLVATPNEQVTVVFDHFKVRADAWNATAGLYGGATCSEDWLEAWWTGREGTRVPLGRWCGLATPGPLQSPRGALGLLIALHTDSEAVASGFKARYVFEPAKSIFGDCGGNVSGSPWGVVSSPRYPLPYEAPARGAASRVCNWFITAKPGRRLLLNFDHFAVEGHLTERGCPAAVLRLWYESPGPPLELCGEKAPGDRWQYLSSSNSIRLSFIIADKSVGAAGWRAVWTEVTVGVGEECPEVCGGACLPPGALCSGLPHCAGQHKSPRCEDAHPADSDGSTVWWVAGCAGGGFVTLGVCWRRRRRVPRGPPPPPRPPPRPLAARLAAPTDTV encoded by the exons ATGCACGAGTACATGGACATATACTCAGAGATGTCCTCTTTGGAGACAGGCGAGCTGGTCAACTCGGCCTTCGGAGGACGTTACTGCGGCCCTATTCCTCCGCGACGCCGCGTGTCACTTCACCGCGCAGTCGCTCTCGCATTCTTCACCGACCATACATACACGCCATCTACTCTGTTTTACGGGATCTATCGGTTCATCAACTCAA CGGAATTCGAAGTGGGAACGCCCATACCGAACACGTTGTGCTCGTACGTGATCGACGTGGGCAAACGCAAAACGGGGCTGCTGGTGTCTCCCACCTATCCCGGGATATATCCGAAGGACATCACGTGCAACTACCAGTTCGTCGGACAACCGGGACAGCGAATACGGCTCGAGTTTCGAGACTTCGACCTGTTTTTCGGCGGGCCACA CTGCCCATTCGATTGGGTGCGCGTATACGACGGTCCCGACAACACATCCGCAATCATAGGCACATATTGCGGCCAGCAACGGAACCTGGTGCTGTACTCCAGCGACGAACGTCTCCTGGTCACCTTCTTTACGCTGCCACGAGCCGCCAACACACAGAACCGCGGGTTTAAGGGCATCTTTGAGTTTTCCGaaagttttgttaaattag attttataagtaaacacGACGCTGAGCACATTAGGGGCTCGGAGTGTGATCAAAAAATTCTTAGCAAAAAGGAATCGTCTGGATTTGTGTACCATCCAAATTATCCATTCccttatatacaaaaagttgTTTGTAG atattttatatatggtaTGCAAGACTCACAGAATCTCGAGCGAGTGCGGTTGGAGTTTCAGAACTTTTCTATACCTAAAGACAACTCAAAGCCCga CACTTGCTCCGATGGATATTTGAAGGTTTACCTTCGAGGACAGGAAGCAACTGATTCATATGACAAGCATGATGCAGAGCTATGTGGAGATGGCGACGTAATACCATCCTTCCCACCACCTCTCCTTTCTGATGGCCCTCGGCTGGTTCTGGTCTTTAGCTCTGGAGAGTTGCAGGGCCGTGGATTTAAGGCTAAATATACCTTTGAAACGG agTACCGTGTCCCGGGCACCGCAGCGCCAGGTGGAGAATGCGCGTTTACATATCGTTCGGAAGCTAAAAAGAGAGGAGAGTTTAATTCCCCACGTTATCCCTCTAACTATCCCTCTCACACCAATTGCACGTATACGCTCGTCGCGACACCTAATGAACAAGTGACTGTCGTCTTCGATCACTTCAAAGTCAGAGCTGATGCTTGGAATGCCACTGCTGGGTTATATGG GGGAGCAACTTGTAGCGAAGATTGGTTGGAAGCCTGGTGGACGGGAAGGGAAGGTACAAGAGTACCTTTGGGACGGTGGTGCGGTCTTGCCACGCCGGGACCTCTGCAGTCCCCAAGAGGAGCTCTCGGACTTCTAATTGCATTACATACTGATTCGGAGGCTGTTGCATCTGGTTTTAAAGCAAGATATGTTTTTGAG CCCGCTAAATCGATATTCGGAGACTGCGGCGGTAACGTATCCGGTTCTCCTTGGGGTGTAGTATCATCACCTCGCTACCCTCTTCCTTATGAAGCACCAGCTAGAGGAGCAGCATCGAGGGTCTGCAACTGGTTCATAACGGCTAAGCCTGGAAGACGTCTGCTGCTTAACTTCGATCATTTTGCCGTTGAAGGCCATCTCACTG AACGCGGTTGCCCTGCAGCAGTTCTTCGACTCTGGTATGAAAGTCCAGGACCTCCATTGGAGTTGTGTGGTGAAAAAGCACCTGGTGATCGGTGGCAGTATCTCTCCTCTTCTAATTCCATCAGGCTTTC GTTTATAATAGCGGACAAGTCGGTAGGAGCTGCGGGTTGGCGGGCTGTATGGACGGAAGTGACAGTAGGTGTAGGTGAAGAGTGTCCCGAAGTGTGTGGCGGCGCGTGTCTTCCGCCTGGAGCTCTGTGCTCTGGTCTTCCACACTGCGCAGGACAGCACAAGTCTCCACGAT